The following coding sequences are from one Deltaproteobacteria bacterium window:
- a CDS encoding AMP-binding protein, translating into MDYESTTLGGLLEKRTDQFSDKIYLLFKETGISYRKLNEKVNQAANGLLRLGVKNGTPVNLHLANCPEFLFAFFAAAKIGAIVTPTNLALTKGEVGFIVNHADAVLSITQPAFQDLIRSLKPECRNLEKIVVVGGERSDGESITWDDFVQNTSTTLNVPNLPEPDDVVVNMYTSGTTALPKGVMLTHQNILSAGHSWMWLVGFTPKDRTMTGFPLFHANALFFSCVGSLFCGGSLALLDKFSASNYLKLATYYQVTHFNFAGAAMALMLAQPEDPGDSNNPVRVIHNAMGPTEMIQKWVNRFKIRAVMIYNLTECALATGTPISGPHPIKLGSIGWPAPSLPFSTEVRVVNEKGEDTRPGVVGEIIIRGPALMKGYYKDPEKTAETIKNGWLYTGDGGYRDEDGCLWFHDRIKDTLKPKGENVASVEVEGVIAAHPKVADVGVIGVADPVMGEEIKASLVLVEGETAETVPPVEIIKWCEERLAKFKIPRFYEYRDRPVPRILGGAKISKKDLRKEKEDPRQGCYDARSGKWLK; encoded by the coding sequence ATGGACTACGAGTCAACGACATTAGGGGGACTTTTAGAGAAGAGGACGGACCAATTTTCAGATAAAATCTATCTTCTCTTCAAAGAGACGGGAATTTCCTATCGGAAATTAAACGAAAAAGTAAACCAGGCGGCAAATGGATTGCTGCGATTGGGCGTGAAAAATGGAACGCCGGTAAATCTCCATCTGGCCAATTGTCCCGAGTTTCTCTTTGCCTTCTTCGCTGCGGCCAAAATCGGTGCGATTGTGACTCCGACCAACCTGGCTTTGACCAAGGGGGAAGTCGGTTTTATCGTCAATCACGCCGATGCGGTCTTAAGCATTACCCAGCCGGCCTTTCAAGACCTGATCCGGTCTTTGAAACCCGAATGCCGGAACCTCGAGAAGATAGTCGTTGTGGGCGGCGAAAGGTCGGACGGGGAATCGATTACCTGGGACGATTTTGTCCAAAACACATCGACCACCCTAAATGTACCGAACCTCCCTGAGCCGGATGATGTGGTGGTCAATATGTATACCTCGGGAACCACCGCCCTGCCCAAGGGGGTTATGCTGACCCATCAAAACATCCTCTCTGCCGGACATTCCTGGATGTGGCTGGTTGGATTTACACCCAAGGACCGGACCATGACCGGGTTCCCATTATTCCATGCCAATGCCCTCTTCTTTAGTTGTGTCGGCAGCCTGTTCTGCGGCGGTAGTCTGGCCCTCCTCGATAAATTCAGCGCTTCCAATTATCTCAAATTGGCGACCTACTATCAGGTAACCCATTTTAATTTTGCCGGTGCTGCCATGGCCCTTATGCTGGCGCAACCGGAAGATCCCGGTGATTCCAATAACCCGGTTCGCGTCATCCATAACGCCATGGGGCCAACGGAGATGATACAAAAATGGGTGAATCGTTTCAAAATCAGGGCGGTCATGATTTATAACCTCACCGAATGTGCCTTGGCCACCGGGACGCCTATCAGCGGGCCCCACCCCATCAAGTTAGGTTCCATCGGCTGGCCGGCCCCTTCGTTGCCCTTTTCCACGGAGGTTCGGGTGGTGAATGAAAAGGGTGAGGATACCCGGCCGGGTGTCGTTGGTGAGATCATCATACGGGGGCCGGCGCTAATGAAAGGGTATTACAAGGATCCTGAAAAAACCGCTGAAACCATCAAGAATGGCTGGCTTTACACCGGTGATGGCGGCTATCGGGATGAAGACGGCTGCCTTTGGTTTCACGACCGGATCAAAGACACCCTCAAACCGAAAGGAGAAAATGTGGCTTCGGTCGAGGTGGAAGGCGTTATCGCTGCTCATCCTAAGGTGGCGGATGTGGGAGTCATCGGAGTGGCCGATCCGGTGATGGGAGAAGAGATCAAGGCCTCTCTGGTATTGGTCGAAGGAGAGACTGCCGAAACGGTTCCCCCTGTAGAGATCATTAAGTGGTGTGAGGAGCGTCTGGCTAAATTCAAGATTCCGAGGTTTTACGAATACCGGGATAGACCTGTTCCCCGCATCCTGGGCGGGGCCAAAATTTCTAAAAAAGATTTGAGGAAAGAGAAAGAAGACCCAAGGCAGGGCTGCTATGATGCACGATCCGGGAAATGGCTCAAGTAA
- a CDS encoding lipid-transfer protein, producing MNKNKVIIAGVGMIPFKKPGKSETYDVMGAQAAQAALKDAGIEYKQVQRAIASYVYGDTCSGQAALYHVGITGIPVVNVSTACASGSTAFALATDAVKSGAVDCALAVGFEQMVPGALDMIFPDKPCPQDRHIAAIAQLSYLSDEELKTPVAILMFGCQTDLLKERYGISDRALARVAVKARRHAAGNPNAIFRDPITEEDILAMPPIFRSLRKFYACPPSCGAAAVIVCNEEFAAKNAICRDISVAGQGWVSDRQNYFEGDPLDIMLRGLVRDSANLAYEEAGLGPDDVDVIELHDCFTSNEIVNYSGLGLCKEEDLERFVMEDRNTYGGQVVVNPSGGLLSKGHPLGATGLAQITELTWQLRGQAGPRQVEGARIALQQNAGVGSTYCVNIFQRQ from the coding sequence ATGAATAAGAATAAGGTGATTATCGCCGGGGTCGGCATGATCCCTTTCAAGAAACCAGGAAAAAGTGAGACCTATGATGTCATGGGGGCTCAGGCAGCCCAAGCGGCCCTTAAGGATGCCGGCATCGAGTACAAACAGGTGCAGCGGGCTATTGCCAGCTACGTCTATGGGGACACCTGCTCCGGTCAGGCGGCGCTCTACCACGTGGGCATAACCGGAATTCCTGTGGTCAATGTCAGCACAGCCTGCGCCAGCGGCTCCACGGCCTTCGCCCTGGCCACCGATGCGGTTAAAAGCGGGGCCGTGGATTGCGCCCTGGCGGTCGGCTTCGAGCAGATGGTTCCGGGTGCCCTTGATATGATTTTCCCCGACAAACCCTGCCCGCAGGACCGCCATATAGCGGCCATTGCCCAATTGTCCTACCTCAGTGACGAAGAACTCAAAACGCCGGTAGCCATACTGATGTTCGGCTGCCAAACTGATTTGCTGAAGGAACGGTATGGCATCAGCGACCGGGCTCTGGCGCGCGTTGCGGTAAAGGCCCGCCGTCATGCGGCGGGCAATCCCAACGCCATTTTCCGCGACCCGATTACCGAGGAGGACATCCTGGCCATGCCACCGATTTTCCGCAGTTTGCGTAAATTCTATGCCTGCCCACCCAGTTGCGGTGCCGCCGCGGTCATCGTTTGTAACGAAGAATTTGCTGCGAAAAACGCTATCTGCAGAGACATCTCCGTAGCCGGACAAGGCTGGGTCAGTGACCGGCAGAATTATTTTGAAGGTGATCCGCTCGACATCATGTTGCGGGGCCTGGTCCGCGATTCCGCCAATCTAGCCTATGAAGAAGCCGGTCTTGGACCAGATGATGTGGATGTCATCGAGTTGCACGACTGTTTTACCAGCAATGAGATCGTCAATTACTCCGGTCTGGGTCTGTGCAAGGAAGAAGATCTGGAGCGGTTTGTGATGGAAGACCGGAATACCTACGGCGGACAGGTGGTGGTCAACCCATCGGGCGGGCTTTTATCCAAAGGTCACCCCCTCGGGGCTACCGGGCTGGCTCAGATTACCGAACTTACCTGGCAATTGCGCGGCCAGGCCGGCCCCAGGCAGGTGGAAGGGGCGCGCATTGCCCTTCAGCAAAATGCCGGCGTCGGCAGTACCTATTGCGTCAATATTTTTCAGCGCCAGTGA
- a CDS encoding cupin domain-containing protein: MVAKIRRVVTGVNEKGESVVQFDGEAQNILLFSSYPGAGVTDLWVTSEIPVDNRGDVDRGTLPFKHDPDPNGTIFRIVELPPEEKSSAAVDMDAAMDSLGSKNKLTAQERTKHPTMHFTDSIDYLVVISGELTMIMDVGEVTLKGGDCIVQRGTRHGWANRGDQPVIFAAVLVEAIKQRGH; this comes from the coding sequence ATGGTAGCTAAAATTCGTCGTGTTGTAACTGGAGTGAATGAAAAAGGAGAGTCCGTTGTTCAGTTCGATGGGGAAGCCCAAAATATTCTTTTATTTTCCAGTTATCCCGGTGCGGGTGTCACCGACTTGTGGGTAACTAGTGAGATCCCTGTTGATAACCGGGGCGATGTTGATCGGGGAACACTGCCGTTTAAACATGATCCTGATCCGAATGGTACGATATTCCGGATAGTCGAATTGCCTCCGGAAGAAAAATCGTCTGCTGCGGTCGATATGGATGCGGCCATGGATTCGTTGGGTAGCAAAAACAAGTTGACGGCCCAGGAGCGCACCAAACACCCAACCATGCATTTTACCGATTCCATTGATTACCTGGTTGTGATTTCGGGAGAACTCACCATGATCATGGACGTCGGTGAAGTTACGTTAAAAGGGGGGGATTGCATCGTCCAACGTGGCACCAGACACGGCTGGGCCAATCGAGGCGATCAGCCGGTCATTTTTGCCGCCGTCCTGGTTGAGGCCATAAAACAGAGAGGGCATTAA
- a CDS encoding thiolase family protein produces MRDVYIIGIYGTPVRKYMDIGFKELTRRAFMGAIEDAGMENGEDIQLCYFSNTGAFTFNQYYLQGQAFTIPLKNEGLLQARVPIFNVEGGCASGSIAVHNAWKDILSGQSEVTMAIGIEKMYHPDGIGVTLDAVAKAEDNEGSAEWRDLLQKAARAADSDIRFGPDRSIAMDFYALLAKEHMKKYGTTQTHIAHAASKNHKNSLNNPRAQYHFDMTVEDVLKDRMVSWPLTRAMCAPIGDAAAAAILCSGDYLRSIPSGVRERAVKIRASAFAGGVFHRQSLDDRASAAAAARAYQMAGIKPSDIDVVELHDATSIAEILIVEDLQLCRPGQGGPFTASGATRIDGDVAVNTSGGLVSRGHPVGATGIMMLNELSLQLRGEAGANQVKDVELALQENGGGFVGMDVAVCSVMILERAV; encoded by the coding sequence ATGCGAGACGTCTACATTATAGGTATTTACGGGACACCGGTCAGAAAATATATGGATATCGGCTTCAAGGAGCTGACCCGGCGGGCCTTTATGGGGGCTATAGAGGATGCCGGGATGGAAAACGGGGAGGACATCCAACTCTGTTATTTCAGCAATACCGGGGCGTTCACATTCAACCAGTATTATTTGCAAGGGCAGGCTTTCACCATCCCTTTGAAAAACGAAGGTCTTTTGCAGGCCAGGGTGCCCATTTTTAACGTTGAGGGGGGCTGCGCCTCAGGTTCCATCGCCGTGCACAACGCCTGGAAAGACATCCTCTCCGGGCAGTCGGAAGTCACTATGGCCATAGGGATAGAGAAAATGTACCACCCTGATGGAATCGGGGTTACGCTGGATGCTGTGGCCAAGGCCGAGGATAATGAAGGGAGTGCCGAGTGGAGAGACCTCCTGCAGAAGGCGGCCAGGGCAGCGGACTCGGATATCCGTTTCGGTCCGGACCGCTCCATCGCCATGGATTTTTATGCCCTGCTGGCCAAGGAGCACATGAAAAAATACGGCACCACCCAGACCCATATCGCCCATGCGGCGTCGAAGAACCATAAAAACAGTCTTAACAATCCCCGTGCCCAGTACCACTTTGACATGACCGTGGAGGATGTTCTGAAAGACCGGATGGTGAGTTGGCCGCTGACCCGGGCCATGTGTGCCCCGATCGGGGATGCGGCGGCGGCCGCCATTTTATGCTCCGGGGACTATCTCAGATCCATTCCATCGGGCGTCCGCGAAAGGGCCGTCAAGATTCGGGCCAGCGCCTTTGCCGGTGGGGTGTTCCATCGTCAGTCCCTGGATGATCGGGCCTCTGCGGCGGCGGCGGCCAGGGCTTACCAGATGGCCGGGATCAAACCCAGCGATATCGATGTCGTTGAGCTACATGATGCCACATCCATTGCGGAAATTCTTATTGTCGAGGATCTGCAACTGTGTCGTCCGGGGCAAGGCGGACCGTTCACGGCCTCCGGGGCTACCCGGATCGATGGAGATGTGGCGGTCAATACCTCCGGAGGTCTGGTGTCCCGCGGTCACCCGGTCGGAGCCACCGGCATTATGATGCTCAACGAACTTTCATTGCAATTGCGCGGGGAGGCTGGAGCGAATCAGGTCAAAGATGTGGAACTGGCCCTTCAGGAAAATGGCGGCGGCTTTGTCGGGATGGATGTGGCCGTTTGTTCGGTGATGATTCTCGAACGAGCGGTCTAA
- a CDS encoding PilZ domain-containing protein — translation MIEANSNQQDRDRRKSPRIPMGVSILIPHLKLKLLCHNLSPKGCFFQVADLGSVGQTFSILIDLPEIGMIQIEVRVAHKGNDGKGSGLQFISMAPKDEIKLAYFLEIFES, via the coding sequence ATGATCGAGGCAAACTCCAATCAGCAGGACCGGGACAGGAGGAAATCTCCCCGTATCCCCATGGGGGTCTCCATCCTTATCCCCCATCTTAAACTTAAATTACTCTGTCATAATCTGTCCCCGAAAGGGTGTTTTTTCCAAGTGGCGGACCTGGGTTCCGTCGGGCAGACTTTTTCCATCCTGATAGACCTCCCGGAGATTGGCATGATTCAGATAGAAGTCCGGGTCGCCCATAAGGGAAATGATGGAAAAGGATCAGGGCTTCAATTTATCTCCATGGCTCCGAAGGACGAGATCAAATTGGCCTATTTTTTGGAAATTTTTGAGAGCTGA